The sequence below is a genomic window from Hyperolius riggenbachi isolate aHypRig1 chromosome 7, aHypRig1.pri, whole genome shotgun sequence.
acttataactggctacctatactgcaggcaccaatacctggctaacctatactgcgggcagctaaacctggctaacctatactggggcacttatacctggctaacctatattgtgatacctatgcctggctacctatactggggcacttatacctggctaaactatactgcaggcacctatacctggcttacatatactggggcacttatacctggataacctatactgcaggcacctacacctggcttatCTATACTCGGGCACtaatacctggataacctatactggggcacttatacctggcttacatatactgtgggcacctatatctggctacctatactgtgggctccaaatacctggctaacctatactgaggcacttatacctggctacatatactgagggcacctatacctggctaacctatattggggcactgttGCCtgcctggttaacctatactggtgccctTATACCTTACTAACCTATCCTCTggagcctatacctggctaacccatactagggcacttatacctggctaacctatactggggcacttatacctggctaacctatactggtacccttatacctggctaacctatactggggcacctatacctagccacctaaactgggagcacctatacccggctacctatacctggatacctatactggggggtaaatACCTATCACAAATAACATCCTTGAGTCCTACTCAAGTATTCTAAGTTTGTTTATTCATTGTTTATTTGCACTGTGACTTCAAGTACTTAACCTCTAGCCGTCCGCGTCAcggcgatgggcgtggccgcggcggcagccccaggaccgcctaacgccgatcggcgtgaagtcctggggctctgttttgcaggtgaTCGCGCACAGGGTGTGCGCGCATTTTCTGCTTGATGGGCGGAGCAAAGCGATTGCTGCTCAGGAGACTgtgagacggcgtaatcgccgtctaattaaTCACCGTctaattacatgtacagcgctgcaatcagcagcagcgctgtactggggacagctgtgtgacacggttgtctcctcctgagacacagaggtgatcggctgtcataggctgaaacctatgacagctgatcacggggattggctggcggggggagggatggaggggggtttacaatgaaataaaaaacaaaacacactttttatgtaaaaaacataaataaacaaacacagacaaacaaacaaacatgggggggggggggggcgatctgaccccaccaacagagagctctgttggtggtgagaaaaggaggggggggggggggggtggatcacttgtgtgttgtgttgtgcggccctgcagctgggctttaaagctgcagtggccaatttaatgaaaaattgcctggtctttaggggggtttaacaaagtggtcctcaagaggttaacattcAGCAAATCTCAGTTTATGGTGTCACAGATGAAGAAAGTGACAacagcgtaaaaaaaaaaaaaatagcttcacCTCTTCCTCCGATGAAAATGTTATTTCTCTTTCTCTCCATGTAAAAGATTTAGCCGCTGCCAATTGAGAAAGGACATGATAAAAATAATCTTCCACATCCTCAGGTTCAGATGGTATTTCATGGTTATGTTTCACTGTTTTGCAGAAGCTGGAAGTGACAGTGGTCAAGCACATGACTCGCCAGGTCCAGATGAATTTGTAAAACAGGAAAAAGGGGAAGAAGAAAACACTACAGACCCAGAAGATACACTAACTTATGAGAGGTGTAAAGACCTGACAGAATCAAGagaagacacagagacagaggaaGAAAACACGTCCATTGAAACTGACAATTCCTCTAACGACGagcaggataatggacttcaacAGGTCCTCTCAGTATCCAACTTAGAGCAGCCATTGTCGGAGAACATTTCCAGGCACAGTTACTCCAGATACAACACTGTCTCCTATCGGAAGATTCGTAAAGGAAACACCAAGCAAAGGATAGATGAATTCGAGTCTATGATGAATTAATCATTGCCAGTGCTGATCATTTCCTGTTAACCTCTACGACTTGTACACTAATCATTTCCTGTATGACTTCCTGTGTACGGGCAAAGCAAAGTAACCCACTTCCTAGCAATTAACTCCTAACTGCTAACAGAGGTTTATTGTGGCTTTTATTGTTATTATGTCCTGTTTAGAGATTATTATGCTGAAATGATATATTCTGTGAGATGAGCTGAAGAAGCATGTATGTGTCAAATATGAATTAAATCATTCTCTGTGCACATTTCCAATGTTATCTCACATGACTTGTTTAAAAGGTAAATAAATATATGAATTATAACactgcttaaagtgacactgaagcaaaaaaaaaaaaacttcatataacgaattgtatgtgtggtatgaataattaatagaatatatatttttagcctagaatattgaaccttttcacaatattctaactctctgagattttgattttggggttgtcATAAgctgtatatacagtgctgcccataattatttatacccctggctaattttgacttaaagttacttttattcaactagcaaggcatttttttaacaggaaatggcataggtgtctcccaaaggataataagatgatgtacaagaggcattattgtgggaaaaaaacatttctcagcttttatttccaTTTGAGCAAAGAGTGTCCAGTCCAAATTTATTCATACCATACATtctaaataatcaatagaaaatcctttattggctatttcaaaatcctataattgcagaccagatttttgcatgtctccacaggtatttttgcccattcatctttagcaaagagctccaaatctttcaggttggatggTCTTCTTGCCACCACCCCGATTTTTAGCCCCCTCCACAGATTcttaattggattcaagtcagaactctggctgggccactccaaaacattaatgttgttttctgctaaccatttctttaccACTTTCGCTCTGTgtcttgggtcattgtcatgctgaaatgtccactggtgcccaaggccaagtttctctgcagactgcctgatgttgtaattgAGAatcctcttttttcatggtgccgtacattgttattaggttccctggtccattggctgaaaaaaaaccccaaagcattaggttcccactaccatgtttgacagtggggatggtgttctttgggttaaaggcttctgcttttttacgccaaatgaaggaaacatcattgtgaccaaacagttacatttttgtttcatctgaccatagcacagaagaccagaagacttcttctttgtccagatgagcatttgcaatggccaagcgagcttttgtgtgccttatctggagaagtggcatcctccttggtctgcatccatggaacctaGCAGTTTTCAGTGTTCGtagaattgtctgccttgagacactgccaccagcagagcccagattcaccaggatgaccttggtggtgatcctttgaTTCTTTTTCACTTCTcttactatcctcctggccagcacaggtgtcacttttggctttcgaccacgtcctcagattttccacagtgcggaacatcttgtattttttattaatacttttcactgtagccactggaaatttaaaacatttagaaatggccttgtagccctttccaggATTGTGAGCAGCTGCAAagcgcagctgcaggtcctcactgagctcattTGTCTTAGTTATGGCTGTCCACAAACCGACTGCAGAGAGCTGTTGTTTTTCACCTGttcagttgattaaaacagctgttcccaattaatcagggtaattgagttgattaaaacagctgttcccaattaatcagggtaattaggatgctttagaacagtttggactatttggaagggtatggaactttggattttcctacagattgtgaccgtttgtaaagggtatgaataattttagacTGGGTGGACACTTTTTTATccgatgtaaataaaagctgagacatttttttttccacaataatgcctcttgcacATCGTCttattttgggagacacctatgtcatttcccatcgaaaaattacttgctggttgaataaaagtaactttaagtcaaaatttgccaggggtatgaataattatgggcagcactatatatagctttttttataacattgcatcatactgcctTATTTACAGCTTGCAAACCACACTCCATACTTTAAACTTTAAAAAAGACAAGAcccaatgaccttttgaacttccctgcagtaaaaccttagacAAACAAGAAACTGAGaggcaggttgagataagtgcttcaaaaattgggtcaaagagctcagagaagctcttttgcatagataacaactgaagtttcttaactcttcctgtactggaaacaatgtgagACTATTTcattttctactaatgttctatttctcagctgtactacacatacaattcattatctcattagtttattttcgcttcaggtttgctttaaaggggcactacagcaaaaaactgtaaaattgaaaatatgtgcaaacatatacaaataagaagtacatttttttccagagtaaaataagccataaattacttttctcctatgttgctgtcacttacagtaggttgtagaaatctgacagaagtgacaggttttggactagtccatctcttcataggggattatcaacaaggcttttattctttataaagatattccctgaaaaggatttatacaaagatgctggccagctttcctgctcgctacacagttgtttttttttcacgaagtgcttttgaaaataaatatatccctgagaatcccctatagagagatggactagtccaaaacctgtcacttctgtcagatttctacaacctactgtaagtgacagcaagataggagaaaggtaatttatgactcattttactctggaaaaatgtacttcttatttgtgtatgttggcacatatttaaaattttacactttttcgctgtagtgcccctttaaggcctcACTCACACAGACAGGTTGTGAAACGGCTGAACCGAACAGTTACCAATCGGTTAAGAGGTGATGTGGAGACTTGCCAGCCAACCGCCACTCCTTATTCTGTATGCATGTAGGCAAATGAGAACGTTTTATCAAATGTTTGTATTTGGTGGACATAGGATGACATCCACGGTTCAAAAATGTTCCATGCATGGAGTTATTCAAGCCACCAGATTCAATAGATTTTGTAATTGGCAATCTCTGAACTCTTTGTAGAGTAGTTGTTAGTTCATAAGGGATTGCTTTTACAGGAAATGATACTTAATAAAAAGCTGGACACAAAACATATCTATAAACTTTTCTGAATCACCTACTAACTGCTTTTTTTATGTCTGATGGGCATAaaaccagatttgtacttttgccGCCACAGGCAATGTTTTTTTGCTCACCCCTCTCATCCTGTATGCAGCCCAGTCTTCCATGATAACATGCATGTACAGAAGCCCTTCTCTTTTATATGCAGCTCCCTTGGTTGGCTCCCATGTGTTTCTCTCCATTCACAGCCTCCCTTTTCTATTCGCAGCCTCCATTTCCATATACAGCACCCAATTTTCCATGTCACTCTACCCTCCGTAGTCATCAGCCGCCCATGGCCCGAGCCTTGGTGGAATTTCCAGACATCCAGCCTTGGATGGGCATTTATCATAATTTGATGAGATACAGATCGCCATAAGATGGTTAAGGACAAATTGCTCAACCATAGGAACGAGGCCTAAAGCCACCACCTGAACATCACAATCCTAAGCAATGAAACCTGCCCCTGATGTAACATATTATTTATGTATGTTTAGCATTCTTCAGGGATTGTGAACATTGCATATTGTAAATATAATTTCCCTTTAATCAAAAAGGAACATGACAAAGAAGCCTCCATTAGCTGGTTAATCACCATTGCCTGTGCAATGTTCAGAATGAGGCCTTCCTGGTCATCGAGGACCAATTAGCTCTCCTTTCATTTTGCAAAAAGCAGAAACATCAGAAAACAGCAAAACAAACAGCAAACAAGGCTTCTCAATTAGATCATATTTTCCAGAAGAGAAATCTTTCTTCTGACAGCACAAAACATCAAAAGCCCCAGTGTTGTTTGTGTTTCTTTTGTTCCCATACACAGAGCGGCATTGACTGTGCAAGCCGGGACAATCTCGTCCTCTGAGGGCAGAACAGTAGCGTCATTGTCCCTCTCCCCCGCTTGTTGTCACTGCCCAGGATCACAACATTGCAGCCGAGCATGGAGGGCTGGTGAGAGTTTATCCGGCTAACAGCTGCAGCGTAAATCCAGGACAAATAAAGAGATGGCCAACAGAGATGAACAAATTATTCAACTTTCATTACGTATTTCACCTACAGAAACCGGAATTAGCAGAAGCAAAACTGGGATATTTGCACAGGGCTAATGAGATTTGGAAGCAAATTACAAATTCACTAACCGCTTGATTAACTCTTTCCAATCCTGTGTCGGGCTAAGTCCGATATTGGGATTTTCCAGCATAGGTCCAATCTTGGACATAATCCGACACAGGAAAACTGTCTGCTGCTACATGGTGCTGTTGCTGGATTAAATCCGGCACAGTGTCAGCCGCTTCGGATCAAAGGGTCAGACTAAGTCCGACACATTAATCACCATCGGCCCCACCTTCCGCCATGTAATATAAATATTATGTGGGCGAATTTGGGCTAATCACTATGGGTGCCGTGGAAAAGGTCTAGTCCAACACAGAGTCACACTACGTGGATTGAATTGTTGGACTTGGTTGTCTCCAGTGTTAAACAGCAAAATTACACTGGCGCATCatgcaagggggcggagccactttACATGGGCtggtcctgcccacccaccaataCCAGGTCACCTCCTTGCTCTAGTGTGAGGAAGTACAGACCCTCCGGATCCCTGCCGCCGCACACAAGGGTTAAAGCCTTCCCAGAAGcgatgtgtgacatgatgagataaatatgggtaCATATCATACTAGTTCTACTAAAAACTCATCTGAGCTACCTTTTTTAATGTTTCCATCCCGCCAATGATTTTatttatgcaaatgaggcagtcaacaggctctcctgaaaagtaaacaaaAGCCAAAACACTTCTATCTGACTGAAAAAAAACTGTGCTGATAACATATCAGAGCTGTAAAGTTCAAAAGCTGTTATTTCAGAATGAATCAGATTTACATCAAAccgtcatggctgctgtttataaTTCagacataaaaatatgagactccagGAAAGTACTA
It includes:
- the ERMN gene encoding ermin isoform X1; the protein is MEEEAQVPECNGDTHPEMTPVTNIIDQMDTSVVCETWEGDPVSATKMKEGLDSHLADKSDLVLKICEENFEEVAGQQEAKDATAVKESDMLTIHPRDSDDHNTTQDCQTRLEAGSDSGQAHDSPGPDEFVKQEKGEEENTTDPEDTLTYERCKDLTESREDTETEEENTSIETDNSSNDEQDNGLQQVLSVSNLEQPLSENISRHSYSRYNTVSYRKIRKGNTKQRIDEFESMMN
- the ERMN gene encoding ermin isoform X2 produces the protein MEEEAQVPECNGDTHPEMTPVTNIIDQMDTSVVCETWEGDPVSATKMKEGLDSHLADKSDLVLKICEENFEEEAGSDSGQAHDSPGPDEFVKQEKGEEENTTDPEDTLTYERCKDLTESREDTETEEENTSIETDNSSNDEQDNGLQQVLSVSNLEQPLSENISRHSYSRYNTVSYRKIRKGNTKQRIDEFESMMN